GCATATGATGGAAAGAAAAATCAGGTAATTCTAAGTAAAGAACACAATATTTTTGGATATGTTGCCAATGATTCTGAGAAATCTGTCACAATAATGCATCTTGATGTGGATGATCTAACTTCAAGGAGAAAAACAAATTCACCTTATGAAATTTCCTCAATCATCTTTAATCTCTATGCAAAAATGTCAAAATATTTTCTTGACAAAAACTCTCTGACATTTTTTATGGGCGGTGATAACTTTATGGTTGTAGCAAGTGAAGATGCAAAGAATTCAACTCAAGAATTCATTAATTCAATAAAAAATAATGATGAAATAATTTTGAATTGTGGTATAGGTAATGCAAAAACAGGTAGAGATGCAGTTAAGCTTGCTACAAAATCTCTTGATACAATTAGAGAGATAAGAGATTCAGGCAAAAAAAAGCCTGAAGTTTATGAATTATCATGTTAATAAAAAATATCAGTGTCTTACTAGGAAAAGAGTTAGATTTTATTTCAAATACTAATATCAAAATACAAAATCAAAGATTCAAAAGAATTCAACCAAACATTGGTCCAAGTTCAAAAGAAGAAACCTTGGACTGTGAAGGTCTTTTAATGATACCTGGCTTTGTGAATTGCCATACTCATATTGGTGATTCTGTTGGAAAAGACATTACTCTAAACAGCACAGTTGACAAAAGAATTCATCCTGTTTTTGGAGCAAAATCTAAAATTCTAAAAAATACAGATAAAGAAATTCTTGCAAACTATATGAAAAATTCAGTTACTTCTATGGTACAAAAAGGCATTACTACATTTGTCGATTTTAGAGAAGGTGGCATTGATGGTGTTTTACTTTTAAAAAATATTTTAAAAAATTCTCCAATACGTTCTGTGATTTTAGGAAGATTGGATTATTATCAAACAACTAATGAAATTCGAAAAAACATTCCATTTCCTAAATCAAAATTGTCCGAATTAGAACAACTTCTAAAGAAATGTGATGGTCTTGGAGTAAGCGGGGCAAATGAAAACAGCAATGCAGTTCTACGTCAATACTCGAAAACCTCTAAAATTAGAGCAATTCATTCATCAGAAACAAAACAAAGCGTCTCAGCCTCCAAAAAAATGACTGGAAGATCTGAAACTATTAGATCTCTGAACCTAAAACCACATTTTCTCGTACATATGACCCATGCCTCCATGGGTGATCTTAATTCAGCCGCAAAAAGAACACGAGGAATCGTGATATGTCCTAGAGCAAATGCCTCACTTGCAGAAGGCATCCCGGATATAGAAAATATGAAAAAATCTGGTTGCACGATTGCATTGGGAACTGATAACATTATGATCAATTCTCCTGATATGTTTAGAGAAATGGATTATCTGTGGAAAGCAACCATGGGAATTCACAAAAAACGAATCAATCCAAAAGAAATTCTAAAAATGGCTACTGTAAATGGTGGTAAACTTTTGAGAAAAGACATTGGAGTTATAGAAAATGGCAAAATTGCTGACTGTATATTTATTGAAAAACATGCATTAGATTTAGAACCGATGCATAATCCTCATGCGTCAATTGTTCATAGGGCATCAGAATCATCTATACGTGCAGTTATGATCGGAGGGAAAGTAGTTCATGGTAAAATCTAAACTGCATGTAATTCTTAGTGCAGCAATTTCAATTGATGGAAAGATTGCAACTTATACTGGTGATTCAAAACTATCTTCAAAAGAAGATTCTATTAGATTGCATAAACTAAGATCTAAAGTTGATGCAATATTAGTTGGTAAAAACACTGTTGATCGTGATGATCCATTACTTACTGTGAGGCACTCAAAAGGAAAAAATCCTATTAGAATAGTTTTAGATTCACAAGGAAAAATTTCACAAAAATCCAAAATTATCAAAACATGCAAACACATTCCTACAATTTTAGCAGTATCAAAACAAATAACCAAGAAAAATTTTGAGCTATTAAAAAAACATCCATTGGATATAGTTGTGTGCGGACAATCATCTGTAAATATAAAATCACTTTTAAAACAACTTGAAAGTCAAGGAATAACATCACTTCTTGTAGAAGGTGGCGGAACCATTAATTGGGAATTTATTAAATTAGATTTGTTTGATGAAATTATAATAACAATATCGCCATTCCTAATTGGGGGAACCAATGCAATTAGTTTTGTTCAGGGAGGTGGATTTGCAAAAATTAGGGAATCTCCAAATATAAAATTAAACTCTGTAAGAAGGCTCAAAAATCACCTTGTTTTACACTATATCAAAGTGTAAGTTATTATACTTAATTTAGAATAAGATTTCAAGAAATTGGCAGCAAAAAAGAAAGCTACAACAAAAAGAAAAACAGCAACCAAAAGAAAAGTTGCTGCAAAAAAGAAATCTACATCAAAAAGAAAACCTACCACTAAAAGTGCTAGTAAAAAAACAAAATCATCTAAATCAAAATCTGGTAAAAAAGCATTTGGTGGTTATGCAATTAGCTTTGCTGGACGCAAAGAAACTGTAGAGCAAGTTTTTGGTAAGAAACCTATTGCCCCAAGCGAAATGACCAAGAAGATCTGGGCATTCGTAAAAGCAAAAAGCCTTTCCAATCGTTAAAACAAATGGTTAACGTATAGAATCGTTAACTAATTCTATCTTTTCATTATTTAACTAAAAATAAAAAAGATATAGATACCGCATTTTTTTCTTAAACAATATGTCTACAGCATCATTACGAAAAGATCACGAACTTATTGAAAAAGTAATCAAAGCTATGGAATCAACTGTTCAATTACTTTCTGATGGGAAACAAATTCCTGAATCTATTTTGTTACCTGTAATTGATTTTTCAAAAAATTTTACAGATGTATGTCATCATAGTAAAGAAGAAAATTCTTTGTTTCCTGCATTAGAACAAGCAGGAATGCCACGAAATATGGGACCAATTGCTATGATGCTAATGGATCATGAACGTTCAAGAGAAATTGGAAAAAGCATGGAAACATCAGCAAAAGAGTATCTTTCATCAGGAAATTCTGGAAATCTAATTAATGATATGAAGCAGTATGTTGACCATATTACAGAACATTTGTGGAAAGAAAATAATAGATTGTTTATGATGGCAGAAGCTCGTCTACAATATGTATCTGAGAAAGTCGATAAAGAACTAAATGAAATTGAGGATTCAAAACTAAAAGAAATTGGAAAAGCTAGAGATCATTATGAAAAACTAGCAGAGAACCTGGCCAAAGATGTATCTGAACAAGGAAGTTAAGATTGGCACATAGTATATTTGGTGAAGTAGTAGGAGTACGAAAATTTACAAATGGGGATATTGAGATTGATTTCTTTCATGAGGATGAAATCACTGAATACCGTTATTCTTCAGATCCTAGTAGATTGAGTAATTTTCCAAAAGAACTAGCTGAGACTCTGGCATCGACATTGGCATCTGATATTTGCGTTGAAATATACTTTGAAGATGATGGAACTCCATCTTATGTTGAATTAGAAGAATGTGATTATGATGAAGACGATGATGAGGACGATTAACTCCTCAAAATCTAGTTAAATTAGATCATTCAACATAGTGATGATGAGTTAGATTATCATAAAATCTAACTGATTTGATATTTACAAATTCTAGCATTCCGTATCTTGATAACTCTCTTCCAAATCCACTGTGCTTTATTCCTCCAAATGGGATTCTAGGATCAGAAATTACTACATTATTTACGCTGACTATTCCTGATTCAATTCTTCTAGACATTTTTTCAGCTTTTGCCAAATCTTTTGTCCAAATGCTTGCACCTAGTCCAAACTCTATATCATTTGCAAGTTTTATTGCTTCACTTTCATTTTCGACAATTGTGATTGGGGCAACAGGACCAAATGTCTCTTCCTTTGCAATTCTCATATCTGGCTTTACATTTGTGAGGATAGTGGGTTTGTAAAAATACCCTTTACCTTCAATTTCTGATCCTCCCAAAAGAATTTCAGCTCCTTTTTGTTTTGCATCTTCAACTATTCCTGAAATGGTATCTAAACTATCTTTGCTAGATAATGGTCCTATATCAGTTTCAATTGACATTGGATCGCCTACCTTTAGTTCAGATGCCTTTTTGATAAACAATTCAATAAAGTCTTTAGCAATATTTTTTCCAACAAAAAATCTTTTTGAGGCTACACAACTCTGACCACAGTTTATGAATCGCCCTTTAACTGCACCTTCTGCTGCTTTTTCAATAATTGCATCATCAAGAACAATGAAAGGATCACTTCCTCCTAATTCCAAAACACATTTTTTCAAATTAAGAGCCGCTCTTTCACCAACTTTGGCACCTGCATTTGTACTTCCCGTAAATGTAACCGCATTAACATCTGAATCAATAAGGTGATTTGCTGAATCTACACTTCCAACAACTGTTTGAAATATTCCATCAGGAATGCCTGATTCGGCAAATGCTTTCTCAATTTCTATTCCTGATTGCATTGTTACGCGAGATGGTTTCATTACAATGACATTTCCTGCCATCAGGCATGGTGCGGCAAATCTAAGTGCCTGCCAGTATGGAAAATTCCATGGCATGATTGAACCGATAACCCCAAGTGGCTCAAATGTTAGAAAGCTTTTTCGTGCATCTGTATTTAGTACCTCGTCTGAAAGAAAACTATCTCCATGGTCTGCATAAAACTCCAAAGCCCAGGCACATTTTTCAACTTCTCCGATTGACTCTTTGAGCGCTTTACCCATTTCAGAAGTAGCAATTTTTGCAAGATGTGTTTTGTTCTTTTTTAGATATTCAACTAAATTGTAAATGTAACTTCGTCTTTTTTCATAATCTTTCTTCCATTCTGGAAATGCTCTTTTTGCTTTTCCAACCAGCTCAAATACCTGATCTTTTGACATTGCATCGTATTTTGCAATCTCTTCTTCAGTTGCTGGGTTTACTGTTGCAATTTGACTCAAGGACTTATCAACAAGTTCCTCCTTATTTATTTTGTAACCTATTTTTCAAAAATTGGTAAATTTCTGATCATCTTGATTGTTCAAAAATCCTTTACTTTACTATCATTACAGGAGATTTGGCCTTATGGATGACATAGTTTGAAACACTTCCCAAAAGTATCTCTGTTGTTGGGCCTTTTCCCCTTGAACCAATAACTATCATGCCGATTTTGTTCTTTTTAGAATTCGAAAATTTCACAATATCGCTTCCTGGATTTCCTTTTATCACTTGACCTGAAAATCTTATTTTATTTTGCATACAAATCTCTTTAGCCTTTGCAATTATTTTTTCGCCATATTTGATAATTCTTTTCTGAAATCCTGCTGGTTTCAATGAAGATAATGGCTGAATGATTTCTATTAATGGAAGCGATGAAATATCACTTGGTATGACATAGATTCCGACTATTTGAGACTCTGTGTATTTTGCTAAATTGATTGTCTCTTCTAATGCTCTAAAAGAATTTTTTGAACCATCTAATGGAACTAGTATTTTTTTAATTGCTTTTTTTGGTATTTTTTTACTTGATTGTTTTTTACTAACCACACTAATCATCTTTAAATTTAGAATGTTTGTTGCATATCTTTTTTGATCTCATCGATTTTCTTTGAATATGCTTTCTTTGATTTGTCATTCTTTTTTAAATTCAAAACATTGCCACAAGATGGACATTTGAACATACCTTCTAATGCATCCTCAAATGTTACTCTTGGACAATCTTCATTTCCACAATGGTAAAAATCTGAAGCGTTCTCATAATCTAATCTTTGCTGTAGTCTCTCTGTGATTTTCTTTTTTTGATTTTCAATAAAATTCTCTACCTCTTCTCTTCTTGTTCTCCATCTATAAACAAACCATCCCTTTCTTTCATCTTTGACTCTGATTCCAGTGATTAACGATTTTCCAAATAGATCATAGAGAACTTTTCTGACCATGTTGATTCTCAATCCTGTGGAGCTGGCAATTTCCTCATCTGTTGCATCTTCAGCTTTCAAAAGTGATCTAGCTACTTTGAGATACTCATCTCCCCCAATCATGGATGCTATTCGAACAAAAGGATCCTCGTATTTGTCTACCAACTCTAATGAGTCCTGATTTTCTACTATTAATCCCTTGTTTCGTTAACTAGGACATTTTTGCCTTTTTTTGTAGGTATGATCTTTCTTGTGCCTCCAGAAAAATCAGCCTTAAACTGCTCTCCTCTCTGAATCCTGTCTAAAAGTACTGCAAGAGCACTAATCTCTGAATGGGGTTGGCTGCCAACCCCCACATTATAGTCAGATAATTCGTAAATCTCCCTGGGAACTTTTTCTGCCCCCACCACAATAAGCAATTTTTCTTCATTTTCTAGTTCCTTTTGAGCGGCATTGATGCTTTCTCCATACATGGTAAGATGGACAATCTTGAATTTTTCTTCTTTTTTCATTTTTACAATTGATCTCCAACTATCAATAAATTCCACTAAAAATTTCCCTCCCCATGTTTTATTTATTTTCTCAATAGTGTCTCTAATTTCTGGATTGACTTCTGTCATAAAGATCTTTGATGCCCCAAAGGCACGTGCAACTAGTGCTACATGTGTTGTCACTCTGTCATCTCTTACAATCCTTTGGCCGATTCTTACAACTTCAATTTCCATATGATGCTTCAAACTCCGTTTTAATTTTGGGGGAATTTTGATTTTCTATAATATTTTTAATTAGTATTTTTAATTCATTTACATTCTCTCCTGTTTTTGAGGATACAGAAATTGTTTTTTTATTATCTTTGAGATTTAATATTTCTGTTTTTTCATCAATCTGTTCTTGTTGCATTAGATCTGATTTATTTAAAACAAAAATTATTCTATCTCTTTCAACTTCTAATTCACTTAATGTTCTTATACAGCTTGAAAATTTTTTCTTCAAATCAAATATTGAATCACTAACATCAATTACAAGAATAATAACGTCTGTGTGAAGCAATTCTTCAAGAGTTGATTTGAATGCATCAATCATGTATGCAGGAAGTTTGCTAATGAAACCCACAGTATCTGAAATTAAAAACGGCTCACGATCAATTGTTACTCTTCTAGTGGTGGTTGAAAGTGTAGTAAATAATTCCTTACTCTGTTGCCTTGTTTCACCTGTTAATCTGTTGAACAATGTTGTTTTGCCTGCAGATGTATATCCTGCAAGTGAAATTGTCTTAAATCCTTGTCTTTTTCTCCCTTGTCTGTGTAGTTCTCTTTGTTTTCCAGCTTTTTCAAGCTTTGATCTTATGGTCTGCATTCTATGTTTGATGTCATTATAGTAAACATCTACCTCAAACTTTCCAATTCCCATAAATCCTGGTTGTTCACCCATACTTGATAGACGAACCTTTTCTTTTGCTCTTGCCATCTCATATCGTAATTGAGCTAACTTTACCTGTAGCTTTGATTCTGCACTTGATGCCCTTCTCTCAAAAATTTCTAAAATCAGTGCTTCTCTGTCTAAAATCTCTCTGTGTAAAATCGATGCCAAGTTATAATTTTGATGCGGCTTTAGAATTTCATCAAAAATTATAACATCTGGTCTTAGTTTTTCTACGACTTCTTGTAATCTTTCTAAAACCCCCTCACTAATTCCATATTTTGGTTTTTTAAGAAAATCTTGCTTTATTGTATGGACAATCTCATATCCTGCTGCATCACATAGGCCTACTGCCTCTGTAATGGCATCTTCTTTGTCATAAGTGATTAAAATCGCTGAATTCATTTAACTAATTCTCCATCAAAATAGCGGTTTAAACTTCTATCTTATTTCAACAAAATCAGTTATTTCTCTTCAAAGTCTTTTCAATGTTCATATTTAGAACAATTTCTGCAATATCACTGGCATACTCTGAAATCCTTCTGATGTTTTCTGTAATTCGTCTTATCCTGTAAATCTCTTCATCATCTTTGAGTGATTTTGATGCATCTCTTACTTTTTTCTCAAATTTTGTGATTTGGGTTGTTTTTTCAATTGTTTTTTCAGCCTGAACATAATCCTCTTTGAATAAAGCAAGGCATGAATCATCTAAAACTGAAAGAGAAAATTCATTCATTTCTTGAATTCTATTAATAATTTCCTTTTTGATTGGTTTTTTGAATTCTATGATGTCTTTTGCTACAAATGCTGCATGATCTCCTGTCCTTTCAATGTTTTTTACCACCAGTCTGTATCCTAAACAATCTCTTGGATTTCTAAATCCCATTTCATTTAACATGTGTTCATTTTGAATTGCAATTTTTAGTTGACGAATAATATAGAATCCAAATCTATCAACTTCATCATCAGTGTTTATTACTTCTTCGGCAAGCTCCAAATTATTTTCTTTTACTGCAAGAATTGCATCACTGGACATTGATTTTGCAAGATGGATCATTCTCTTAAATGCTCCATCAACTGATAATTCAAGCAGATTTACTAGAACCTGAACTGTAATCCCAGTGGTTGAATCTGAAATTATTTCAGAACCCATGAGCATTCTTTTTACTGCTTCTTTTACTATGGTTCTCTGGTTTGGATTCAGTCTTCCTGTCTTTGGTTTGACATTAATTGTTTTGAATCCCAAAAAGTACAATGAAATTAATTTTCTTACAATTGAGGAAGCTATCTCTTCAGCATCTATCTCAATAGTTGCATCTTCCTTCTTCTGGGCTCTAGTCTCAAATTTTGGAGGATACAACTCAAGAGTAGATGATCCTTTTCTGACCATCCTGATTTGATCTCCTTGTTTCAAACCCAAATCAGTAATCCATTGTTTTGGTAATGAAACTATGTATGATGACTTGCCTGTAAATTGAATTTTCCTTGTTTCCTCTCTTTCTTCCATAAAATACGGTTTAATTTGCTATCTATATAGTTAAAGATTCAAAATATATGGCTCCATTGAACTAATATTTAGAATAGATCGCACTACTGTCATGGATCAACATCTAAAGTTGAAGTATACAATAGATGCACTGTTTGGAAATGGAGTTTCAAAATTTTTACCAAAAGATATTGAGATGACTTTTTCAAGAAAGAATGGTAGAATTAAAACAGTTTCCCATAAAGGAAAACTATTGTGCACTTTGAGAATTGATGGTGGTTTAGCAATCAGTCCTTATTTTGCGCAACTTTTACTGCAAAGCAAAAAATTCAAAGAAAACTGTTTAGAAGTTAACCAAGATGCTGCCCCATTTGTTGAAGAAGGAAGATCTGTTTTCTGCAAACATGTAACTTGGGTTGGAAAAAATATCCAAATCTCTTCAGATACGCCGGTTTTGTACAAAAACAAAGTAATTGCTGTTGGAAAAGCCGTTTTGTCCTCAGATATGATTTTAGATTTTAAACATGGAATGGCAATCAAAGTCAGAGATAGTTTAAAAAGTCGTAAGGAGAAGTTATCATCATGATGCGTGGCGGTAATCGCGAAATGCGAAGAATGATGGACAAGATGGGACTTGATATGAAAGAGATCCCAAATGTTCAAGAAGTCATCATCAAGACTGACAAAAAAGAGATCATTTTATCAAAACCCTCCGTTACAGAAATGAAAGCCAAAGATAACTCAATTTTTACAGTAACTGCAGATTCTTACGAAGAAAGAGAATTGGAGGTGCCTGTATTTTCTGATGAAGACATTCAACTAGTTAGCCAACAAGCAGGAGTTGATGAAGAAAAGGCAAAAAGTGCTCTGGAAGAATCTAAAGGTGATCTAGCAAGGGCGATCTTGTTGCTAACCACTGGATAATCTTGTAGCTTCTAAATTGAAAATCTGCTAAACTGAATTGCTTGTTGACCTGTTTGGAGTCTAAATTTTGGAAAAAAGAGATTATGCTGGCGGCCTTTCAACAGTAAATGTAAATTCTACTGGTTCGCCAGATTTCTTTTTGTTCTCAAATGGCTGATATATTACTCTGATTTTTTCAAAATTCAGAGAGATGTTTTCTGTAAGCCTATCTTCTCCACTAGAGCCTCCAGTTGAGACACTAGTGATTAAAACATTTTCTAGAGTATATGTCAAGTAAGCTTCATTTCCAGAGTAATCTCTATCCACTACAGATATTTCTGCACTACCAATATGTTTTCCAATTGTAAGTGATTTAAACAAAATTGGAGTTGATTTATCAATGAATTTTGTTACAAACACATCTTGTACATTGACCTTTCCTCCTCCAGTGGGAGATGAACTAGATTGTGATGCTCCCCATGACCATGCCAAAACATCGATTTCGTCTTTATGCTTCTTGTCTTGCGATTCGCCTTCTATGCCATCAATTTTCATGAACATATCTACTGCTGCAAATGCATTGTCATACATGATCCCGCCCAAAAGAATAGAACTTACTAGAATTCCAGCCAAAATAGTTTTCGTCATTATGATTATGAATTTAAGAAATTAATTAAATCTGATCCTATTTTGCGATCAATTTGTCGACTGTTCTGTTTTTTGATATGTTTTGACTTGAGTGAATGATTTAAGTAATGGATTTAAAGAATTTGAGGCATGAGTAGCATGGCTGAATCAAAGGTTACTGGCATTATCCAGTCCCTAAATGGTCTAGAAGATGACTTAGATTCACTAAACAGCAAAGTAGCTGACATGAAAAAACAACTGAACACCAAAGCACAAAACGAGGTTGAAAAACTACTTGAAAAAACCCGAGAAATGGCTACAAAAGAGGCTGAGGTAATAATCAATGCCTCTAAAGAAAAGGCTAATGCAGAATCAGCAAAAATTGCTCATGATGGTGAATCAAAATTGGCTGAAATTCAATCAAAGATCAATGATAACTTTGATGAAGCAGTGAATCATGTCGTGTCAACTGTTTTGAAGGCATAAACCTAAATCTAAGATTTTATCATCAAAAATTATCGATCCATTACTTAATACTCGTATTGGAATTGCGACCACGTATGGCAAACCCTATTATAGATTTTCAAATTCTCTTAAGATCCTAAATCTCACATTTGATTCTATTTTACCAAAAGACATTCCAAATTATTGGGGGCATCTGGTATTAACAACCAGAAAGGAAGCGCCATTTGAATGCAAAAAACCAATGTTACATGAAGAGATTTTTGAACAACATCCAACCGTAATTAGAGGATTGATGATTCAAAAACTCGATTTGGGGTTTGATCAGGAAGAACTTGTGATAGGGATAGATCCTGGTCAAAGAATTGGACTGTCTATATTCTATTTTGGGCGAGAAATAGAGAGCTCATTTCATTCCTCTGTGGATAATGTAGTGATGCATATTATTCGAGTATTGGGAGGGTTGAGGGCAAAAAGGAAAATTGTCAAAATTGGTGATGGAAACATGAATGTTGCAAAGCAAATTGGAAACTTGCTCAATCTAAAATTTTGCTCCTCTTTTGAATTAGAATTTGTTGATGAGAGAAAAACTAGTCCTAAAATCAAAAATTTCAATCAAAGAGGGAAACGAGATATGCTTTCTGCAAAATACATCTCACAAAGAGATGGATATCGACATTCCATCTTGCCTCTTTCTATTACCGGTTAACAATATTATTCTAAAAATATGTTTTGATGAATATATGATTTTATTATATTTTTTACATCTTTTTAGATAAAAGATGAAATTTTTGTTCAAACGACTATATTGCTATGTGTTAATTTTTGAAAAAATCCAACCATACAATAAGCTATACATATTTATTGAAGATTTTTTCGTTTTCATTAAAACAAATCATGATGATCGATTAAAAAATTAAAATTATTACAAGTAATTAGAACAAATTCTCTAAAAATTATCGATCCATCCTTATATACTTATGAATTCTATATTAGACTACAAAGATGACTTGTAAAGGAATTTGTGTAAGATATAAGGCTCAAAAGCCCGTAGGAACCGGAAGATATGCTTCTGGACAACGTCGATGCCAAATTTGTGAAATATTCATCAAATGGGAAGGTCTTTGGTGTCCATGCTGTGGATACAGACTCCGAACAAAGCCACGTAATCTGAAATACAAGGCTAAACTTCGTGCTAGAGTTGAGGCTGATTCTATTGAAGCAAAAGCAATTGCTGAATCACCTGAAATTGAAGAAGTTGCAGAGGTTAAAACAAAATCAAAAGCAAAGACTTCAAAACCTAAAACAGCAAAGAAAACCAAAGCAAAAACTGCATGTCAGTATTGTGACAAATTGTTTGTAAATAAAGACAAGCATGAAAATCGTTGCAAGAAAAATCCAAATGCTGAAGTTAAAGCCTCTCCAGAGACTGAATCAATAGCAATAAAAGCATAAGATTTGTTCAAAGTTTATTGAACTCTCCAAATGGGTTTTGTCAAAAAACCGTCAATTTGGAGGGCCGTAGTTTTTCTTTACAGATCCAAAAATTTGAAAATGGATTTTTTGTATCTATTTCAGAAGGGCCTAGTAGATTAGGCTCTATGGTAGTTTCATTGTCTGGTGGACCCACTCCTGTTACGACAACCGTAATTCCATCTAGAAGCGAATCACTTTTCTTAAAACTAACTGCTGAACGGATTAGCAGCAGGATAAAAGGAATTGCCATAGTGTCCTCATTTGTGCAAAAAGAATTAGAGACTGATACTGCAAAAGCCTTAATGTCAGAAATTATGGAGATGATTGAGAAATGACTGATTTACGGAATTATATGGCAATTATCAAAAAAAATCATGAATTAAAGACTGTAAAAAAACCCGTATCTATAAAATACGAAATTGCTGGTATCACTGCAAAATTAGATGGCTCACATGCAGCTTTGTTTGAAAATATCAAAGAAAGCAAATTTCGCCTTGTTTCAAATTTAG
Above is a window of Nitrosopumilus sp. K4 DNA encoding:
- a CDS encoding type VI secretion system tube protein Hcp, encoding MTKTILAGILVSSILLGGIMYDNAFAAVDMFMKIDGIEGESQDKKHKDEIDVLAWSWGASQSSSSPTGGGKVNVQDVFVTKFIDKSTPILFKSLTIGKHIGSAEISVVDRDYSGNEAYLTYTLENVLITSVSTGGSSGEDRLTENISLNFEKIRVIYQPFENKKKSGEPVEFTFTVERPPA
- a CDS encoding PUA domain-containing protein, with the protein product MDQHLKLKYTIDALFGNGVSKFLPKDIEMTFSRKNGRIKTVSHKGKLLCTLRIDGGLAISPYFAQLLLQSKKFKENCLEVNQDAAPFVEEGRSVFCKHVTWVGKNIQISSDTPVLYKNKVIAVGKAVLSSDMILDFKHGMAIKVRDSLKSRKEKLSS
- a CDS encoding phosphate uptake regulator PhoU produces the protein MEEREETRKIQFTGKSSYIVSLPKQWITDLGLKQGDQIRMVRKGSSTLELYPPKFETRAQKKEDATIEIDAEEIASSIVRKLISLYFLGFKTINVKPKTGRLNPNQRTIVKEAVKRMLMGSEIISDSTTGITVQVLVNLLELSVDGAFKRMIHLAKSMSSDAILAVKENNLELAEEVINTDDEVDRFGFYIIRQLKIAIQNEHMLNEMGFRNPRDCLGYRLVVKNIERTGDHAAFVAKDIIEFKKPIKKEIINRIQEMNEFSLSVLDDSCLALFKEDYVQAEKTIEKTTQITKFEKKVRDASKSLKDDEEIYRIRRITENIRRISEYASDIAEIVLNMNIEKTLKRNN
- a CDS encoding nascent polypeptide-associated complex protein encodes the protein MMRGGNREMRRMMDKMGLDMKEIPNVQEVIIKTDKKEIILSKPSVTEMKAKDNSIFTVTADSYEERELEVPVFSDEDIQLVSQQAGVDEEKAKSALEESKGDLARAILLLTTG